In Phenylobacterium hankyongense, the sequence GGCGCCGATGCCTTCCAAGAGCTGGTCGACGCCGAAGTGGCGCAGCGCCGAGCCGAAGAAGACCGGGGTCATGTGGCCTTCCAGGAACGACTGCGGGTCGAACGGCTTGGCGGCCTCCTGCACCAGCATGGCGCCGTCCGCCAGCTCGCCCTGCTCGTCGGGGTCGAGGTAGGAGACGATGGCGTTGCTCTTGAAGGCGATCGGCTCGGGATGTCCCTGCTCGCCGTCGGCGCCCTTCTTGGCGAAGGGGATGAACTTCTCGCGCCTAAGGTCCAGCATGCCCTTGAAGCGGCCGCCGGAGCCGGCCGGCCAGTAGAGCGGCGCGGGGTCCAGCGCCAGCTTGGAGGCGATCTCGTCGAGCAGGGCGAAGGGGTCCTGCGCCTCGCGGTCCATCTTGTTGATGAAGGTGACGATCGGGATGTCGCGCAGCCGGCAGACCTCGAACAGCTTCAGGGTCTGGGGCTCGATGCCCTTGGCGGCGTCCAGCACCATCACCGCGGCGTCGGCCGCCGTCAGGGTGCGGTAGGTGTCCTCCGAGAAGTCCTCGTGGCCGGGGGTGTCCAGCAGGTTGAACATCAGGCCGTCGTGGTCGAACGTCATCACGCTGGCGGAGACGGAGATGCCCCGCTCGCGCTCGATCTTCATCCAGTCGGAGCGGGTGCGGCGGTTCTCGCCGCGGGCGCGGACCTGGCCCGCGGCGCGGATCGCGCCGCCGGCCAGCAACAGGTTTTCGGTCAGCGTGGTCTTGCCGGCGTCGGGATGGGAGATGATCGCAAAGGTGCGCCGGCGGGCGGCCTCCGCGGCGGGAGAATGGCTCATGGGCGGCAGGTAGCATCCCTTTCCTCCCCTGCGAAGCGGAGGACGCGCCGGCGCCTCGCTCCTCCCTTGTCCCGCAGGGGACGGGGGAGGTGGCGCGCCCCGTAGAGAGCGTGACGGAGGGGGCGGCCAACGCACCGTGCGAGCCCGCGCCCCCTCCACCATCGGCTCTTCGGCCGACGGTCCCCCCTCCCCCGCCTTGCGGGGGAGGAGCGGTTCAGCCTCGGCAATCGTTGAGGGCAACCCGCGGTCTAATGCACGGCCGCCATCAGCCTTCCCGGCGCGGCCTCGGCCCGCAGTTGCGCCAGGGTGCACTGCCCGGGCGCCTTGTCCGGCCGCCAGCGGACCAGCTTGGTCCCGTGGCGGAAGCGATCGCCGGTGACGTGGTCGTAGCGCACCTCGACCACCAGCTCGGGGCGCAGCGGCGTCCATTCGGCGGAGCGCTCGTTGCTCCAGCGGCTGGGGCCGCCGGGCGCGCGGCCGGTAAAGCCCGGACCGCCGGCCAGCGCCTCCAGCTTGCGGGTCAGCTCCGGCCGCTCGGCGTTGCTGATCGTCGAGCAGAAGCCCACGTGGTCCAGCCGGCCGTCGTCGTCGTAGAGGCCGAGCAGCAGGGAGCCCACCAACCGGCTGCCCTGCGCATAGCGGAAGCCGCCCACCACGCAGTCGGCGGTGCGCATCCGCTTGATCTTCAGCATCGCCCGCTCGCCGGGCTGGTAGGGCTCGTCCAGGCGTTTGGCGACCACGCCGTCCAGCGCCGCGCCGACCTCGCGCAGCCAGCCGCAGGCCTCGTCGTGGTCCTCGGTTCCGGGCGACAGTCGGACCACCGCCGGCTCGCCAAGTCGCGCGAACAGCGCCTCCAGCTCGGCCCGGCGCCGGCTCAGCGGCGCCGCGACCAGCGACCGGCCCTTGGCGTCCATCAGGCAGTCGAACAGCACGAAGCAGGCCGGATGCTCGGCGGCCAGCTTGCGAACCCGGCTCTCGGCCGGATGCAGGCGCAGCTGCAGGGCGTCGAAGCTGAGCTCGCCGTCCACCGAAATGGTCAGCTCGCCGTCCACCACGAACCGCTCCACCGGCAGCGCCTTCAGCGCCGCGACGACGTCGGGGAAGTAGCGGGCCAGCGGCTTGCCGGACTTGGCCTTCAGCTCCACCTCGTGGCCGGCCCGGAACGCCAGGCAGCGGAAGCCGTCCCACTTGGGCTCGTAGCGCCAGCCCTCGCCGCGCGGAACCTCGTCGACCAGCTTCGCCTCCATGATGGCGAGGTCGAGCGGCACGGGGAGGTCGGCGAGGCGCATGCGGCTTCGAACCCGCGATGGGCGCGGCCGTTCCCGCTCAGCCCTTCTCCACCGGCTCGGTCAGGAAATGGCGCCCCTCGCGGTCGTCGATCTCCACCACCCAGACGTCCGGATCGACGCGCGCGGCGCGTTCGATGTAGCGGTCGAGGTCGGGTTCCTGGTCCGAAGGCGCGGGCTGCATCCACACCCGCTCGCCGTCCATCCGGGTGGCCTCCGCATAGAGCCGGGCGGTGCGATCGGTGCGATTGAGCACCTTGACCAGCACTGCGCCGGCGCGGGCGTCGCCCTTGCGGACCACCACGGGAAAGGCGCCGCCCATCTCCGCGCGGCGGATCAGGGCGCTGACCCAGATATCGGTGGAGAGCAGCATGGCCGCGGAAGATGCGCCGAACCGCGAGGCCCTGTCACCCCCGGTTAACCGCGCTTCCTAATCCAACGGCAAGACCCCTGGCTTAAGGGTCAGGGCACGGTCAGCAAGACCGACAAGAAAAACGGACGCATGACGGACACGCGCAACAATGCGCGGCCGGCGTCTCGGTGGATGGGGTTGTTGGGCGCGGCTCTGGTCGCGTCGCCAGGCATTGCGCATGCGCAGGCCCTGGACCTGTTCTACGAGCGTACGGTCATGAGCGTCGCCGACGAGCGATGCCGACTCTTCACGCCCGACGTGGCGGCGGCCCTGGCCGCTGCGACGGCGCAGGCGAAGGGCGCGGCCCTGCGCGCCGGCGCCAACCCCGACAAGCTCAAGGCGGTGGAACGCGGCGCCCGCGCCAAGGCGGCGCAGGCGGACTGCGCCTCCGGCGACATCGCCCTGGCGGCGGCGCGGGTGCGCAGCGCCTTCGCCGGCTTCTCCAGGCTCACGCGGCTCAGCTACCCGGGCGACATCGCCGGTTGGCGCGCCGACCGCTCCGACGGCCGCGCCGCGCGCTGGCGGCTGATGCAGCAGGCGAGCTTCGGCGCCGACCGCATGGATTTCGGCCTCGCCGGCCGCGACGGGCCCGGGGCCCTGATCGCCATCGGCCGCTTCGGCGACCGCGCCACGCCCTACGCCGCGCGCCTGCTGCTGCGCGACGCCTCACGCAGCGCCGGCCCCTATCTCGACCGCTGGGACAGCGGCGCCACCGCCGGCCTGCCGCTCAGCCGCCGCCTGCCGCCGCGCAGCGCCGTGAAGGTCTACGCCGCCGAGGCCCGCAGTCCCGCCGGCCAGGACCTGTCGCCGAAGGACGCCGGCCCCGGCTGGGCCTTCCGCTTCCCGGCCGACGCCGCGCACGACCTGGCGGGCCTGGATCCGCGCGAGGCGGTGGCGGTGGAATTCCTGTTCCCGGGCGACGTCGCCCGGCGCGCCTATGTGGAAGTGGGCGACTTCGCCGCCGGCCGCGCCTTCCTCACCCTCGCCGAGCGCTAGGCTTCGGCGACCGCGCCCGGGGCGAGCGCGGCCTGCGGAGCCGGCTCCGGGATCAGCACCGGCATGCGCACGATCACCGTCGTGCCTTCGCCCAGGGTGCTTTCGATGCTCATCTCGCCGCCGTGCAGCTTGGCGAAGGCGCGCACCAGCGACAGGCCGAGGCCCGCGCCGCCCGCCTTCTGGTTGGCGTCGCCCGCCTGTTCGAACGGCCGCCCCAGGCGCTCCAGGTCGTCGGGGGCGATGCCGACGCCGGTGTCGGCGACGATCAGCTCCAGCATCTCGCCGTCGCCCTGCACCGTCATGGTCACCGCCCCGCCGCGCGGGGTGAACTTCAGCGCGTTGGAGATCAGGTTCAGCGCGATCTGCTTGATCGCCCGGCGGTCGGCGTCGGCCTCCAAGGGGTCGGCGGGCAGCATGCCGCGCAGGTTCACCCCGGCGCGGTCGGCCTGGCCGCGCATCAGCCGCAGCACCGCGCTCACCGCGTCGCGGGCGTCGAAGCCCTCGCGCGCCAGCTCGAACCGCTCGGCCTCGATCTTCGACATGTCGAGCACGTCGTTGATCAGCTCCAGCAGGTGGGCGCCGGATTCATGGATCAGCTCGGCGTATTCGGCGTAGCGGTCGGACATCGGGCCGAACAGCCGCTGCCGCATGATGTCGGAGAAGCCCATGATGGCGTTCAGCGGCGTGCGCAGCTCGTGGCTCATGTTGGCCAGGAAGCGCGACTTGCCGGCGTTCTGCGATTCCGCCGACGCGCGCGCCTGGTCCAGCTCGGTCTCGCGGGCGTGCTGGGCGCGGGCGTCGCGGACGGCGGCGGCGATACGGATGGTGCTCATCCGGCGCAAGGTGAGCTCGCAGCGCCCCTCGGGATCATGGGCCGGCGCGAAGATGACCTCGGCCGAGCCCTCCGACACCGCCCGCTGGAGCGCGTCCTCCACGGCGGGCCGGTCGTCGGGCGCGACCAGATCGCTGAAGTTGCGGTCCAGCAGTTCGCCGGTCTGGGCGCGGAACGGCGGGTGGCCATAGGCCTCAAGGATCCGGCCGCCCGGATAAAGTCCCAGCAGCAGCTGCGGCTGGTGGTGCAGCATTTCGCGCAGCCGCGTCTCGGTCTCGTCTTGCAGGCGGCCGTCCAGCCGCGTCTGACCCTGCAAGGCCACCAGACCGGCCGCCAGGCCGACCGCCACCGTGGCCAGCGACAGCAGGCTCAGCCAGACCGCGTCGGCGGCGGGCGGCGTGGGCAAGGGCAGCACCGCCGCGCCGACGGTCACCAAGGCGGCGGCCGCCACTGCGACGGCGGCGCCCAATGGCAGCAGGTCCGGCTTGCGGAAGGCGGCGGCGGCGGCCAGCGGCGCCAGGCACCAGGCCGCCAGCGGTCCGAGCGCGCCGCCGGTCATCTGGCAGGCCACAGCCCCGCCCAGCCCCCAGATCACGATGGCGACCGCGCGGCCGCGGCCCGAGCGGGCCAGGACGGCGCCAAGAAGCGCCGGGACCAGCCCGGCCGCCAGCGCCGCCAGCTCCGGCCCCGGCGTCAACCCGCCGCGCCACCACAGCCCAGCGCCGGCTAACGCCACCGTGGCGGCCCAGGCGAGATGCCACGCCACGACGAAGCGCTGCGCGCGGGCGCGGGCCTTCTTCGTCGATCTGGGCCGCCCATAGGGGCTCGTCAGGGTCACTTGGCCGTCCGTATGCGGTCGTCGAGTCCCGGGGAGCTTAGCGACTGGCGCGAGTCCACGTAAGGCCACTCGCCTGAGGCGCGACCGATGGTTGTAGGCCGGCCACCAGGAAACGAAATCGTAAGCGCGTTCTGTCAGATTGGGGCTCCATCAACGGAAGGCCATCGGCCCCCATGCTCCCAGCGGCTTACCATGCGCCCGACCCGGCTCCCGACGCCCTGGACGAGGCCGTCCGATCCGCAACCGCGCGCCGCGACGCGCAGGACGAGCACAAGCGCTCCTTCCTGCGGATGGTCAGCCATGAGTTGCGCA encodes:
- a CDS encoding peptide chain release factor 3; this translates as MSHSPAAEAARRRTFAIISHPDAGKTTLTENLLLAGGAIRAAGQVRARGENRRTRSDWMKIERERGISVSASVMTFDHDGLMFNLLDTPGHEDFSEDTYRTLTAADAAVMVLDAAKGIEPQTLKLFEVCRLRDIPIVTFINKMDREAQDPFALLDEIASKLALDPAPLYWPAGSGGRFKGMLDLRREKFIPFAKKGADGEQGHPEPIAFKSNAIVSYLDPDEQGELADGAMLVQEAAKPFDPQSFLEGHMTPVFFGSALRHFGVDQLLEGIGAYAPPPKNVPAMRAGEETHVAPGDREVSGFVFKVQANMDPNHRDRIAFLKLTSGKFARGMKLKVQNTGKQLSVNAPIMFFASDRELAEEAYAGDVIGIPNHGVLRVGDSLSETGTLRFAGLPNFAPEILQRVRVKDPLKAKHLNKALQGLAEEGVTQLFRPNIGADFIVGAVGPLQFEVMADRLANEYQLDVIFEPSPYGEARWIAGDKADLEDFQGKHRSGMATDIDEQPVYLAKSAWEIGYAAERYPKVRFERAKERA
- a CDS encoding ATP-dependent DNA ligase: MRLADLPVPLDLAIMEAKLVDEVPRGEGWRYEPKWDGFRCLAFRAGHEVELKAKSGKPLARYFPDVVAALKALPVERFVVDGELTISVDGELSFDALQLRLHPAESRVRKLAAEHPACFVLFDCLMDAKGRSLVAAPLSRRRAELEALFARLGEPAVVRLSPGTEDHDEACGWLREVGAALDGVVAKRLDEPYQPGERAMLKIKRMRTADCVVGGFRYAQGSRLVGSLLLGLYDDDGRLDHVGFCSTISNAERPELTRKLEALAGGPGFTGRAPGGPSRWSNERSAEWTPLRPELVVEVRYDHVTGDRFRHGTKLVRWRPDKAPGQCTLAQLRAEAAPGRLMAAVH
- a CDS encoding DUF1491 family protein, which gives rise to MLLSTDIWVSALIRRAEMGGAFPVVVRKGDARAGAVLVKVLNRTDRTARLYAEATRMDGERVWMQPAPSDQEPDLDRYIERAARVDPDVWVVEIDDREGRHFLTEPVEKG
- a CDS encoding PAS domain-containing sensor histidine kinase, translating into MTLTSPYGRPRSTKKARARAQRFVVAWHLAWAATVALAGAGLWWRGGLTPGPELAALAAGLVPALLGAVLARSGRGRAVAIVIWGLGGAVACQMTGGALGPLAAWCLAPLAAAAAFRKPDLLPLGAAVAVAAAALVTVGAAVLPLPTPPAADAVWLSLLSLATVAVGLAAGLVALQGQTRLDGRLQDETETRLREMLHHQPQLLLGLYPGGRILEAYGHPPFRAQTGELLDRNFSDLVAPDDRPAVEDALQRAVSEGSAEVIFAPAHDPEGRCELTLRRMSTIRIAAAVRDARAQHARETELDQARASAESQNAGKSRFLANMSHELRTPLNAIMGFSDIMRQRLFGPMSDRYAEYAELIHESGAHLLELINDVLDMSKIEAERFELAREGFDARDAVSAVLRLMRGQADRAGVNLRGMLPADPLEADADRRAIKQIALNLISNALKFTPRGGAVTMTVQGDGEMLELIVADTGVGIAPDDLERLGRPFEQAGDANQKAGGAGLGLSLVRAFAKLHGGEMSIESTLGEGTTVIVRMPVLIPEPAPQAALAPGAVAEA